The following proteins are co-located in the Carassius auratus strain Wakin chromosome 7, ASM336829v1, whole genome shotgun sequence genome:
- the ctr9 gene encoding RNA polymerase-associated protein CTR9 homolog, whose product MSRGSIEIPLRDTDEVIELDFDQLPEGDEVISILKQEHTQLHIWIALALEYYKQGKTEDFVKLLEAARIDGNLDYRDHEKDQMTCLDTLAAYYVQQARKEKNKDAKKDLINQSTLLYTMADKIIMYDQSHLLGRACFCLLEGDKMDQADAQFQFVLNQSTNNIPALLGKACISFNKKDYRGALAYYKKALRTNPGCPAEVRLGMGHCFVKLNKLDKARLAFGRALELNSKCVGALVGLAVLELNNKEADSIKNGVQLLSRAYTIDPSNPMVLNHLANHFFFKKDYSKVQHLALHAFHNTEVEAMQAESCYQLARSFHVQEDYDQAFQYYYQATQFASSTFVLPFFGLGQMYVYRRDKENAAQCFEKVLKAYPNNYETMKILGSLYATSDDQEKRDIAKEHLKKITVQHSDDVEAWIELAQILEQTDIQGALSAYGTATRILQEKVQADVPPEILNNLGALHFRLGNLGEAKKYFLASLERAKAEGEHDEHYYNAISVTTSYNLARLYEAMCEFHEAEKLYKNILREHPNYVDCYLRLGAMARDKGNFYEASDWFKEALQINQDHPDAWSLIGNLHLAKQEWGPGQKKFERILKQPSTQNDTYSMLALGNVWLQTLHQPSRDREKEKRHQDRALAIYKQVLRNDAKNLYAANGIGAVLAHKGYFREARDVFAQVREATAEISDVWLNLAHIYVEQKQYISAVQMYENCLKKFYKHQNTEVLLYLARALFKCGKLQECKQTLLRARHVAPSDTVLMFNVALVLQRLATLVLKDEKSNLKAVLSAVKELELAHRYFSYLSKAGDKMRFDLALAASEARQCSDLLSQAQYHVARARKQDEEEKEHRAKQEQERDLLRQQMLKEQQERKSKEAEEQKKLLEQRAQYVEKTKGLLNFSESMKAAAKEKKKGGSGRRKKGGDFDDFVNDDSDEDLPIKKKKKRKTESGSEVEDAGEDGEKKPRKKRRRPARREDEGSDDEEGGSRPKKQRKPRERKKIEKPERMPPSLKGKIKSKAIISSSDSSSDEDGLKIAEDRNQRDSGSGSDDDIGHRKRIASDSDSNEERNRSGSEAGSPQRSGRSDEDESGSDRPVKRRRPQQQSDSEQSDNESKKSRSDDESQAGSPAAASDRGSEIEGSPQRSDNDSEPEGSNNEASNRGSDDDSD is encoded by the exons ATGTCTAGGGGATCCATAGAAATCCCTCTTCGGGACACAGACGAG GTCATTGAGCTTGACTTCGACCAGCTTCCAGAAGGAGATGAAGTCATCAGCATCCTCAAACAGGAGCACACACAGCTGCACATATGGATCGCACTCGCC CTGGAGTATTACAAGCAAGGCAAGACGGAGGATTTCGTCAAGTTGCTGGAGGCGGCGCGCATCGATGGAAACCTGGATTACAGAGACCACGAGAAGGACCAGATGACGTGTCTGGACACATTGGCGGCTTATTATGTCCAGCAGGCTCGGAAAGAGAAGAACAAGGATGCAAAGAAGGACCTCATCAACCAGTCCACTCTCCTGTACACAATGGCAGACAAGATCATCATGTACGATCAG AGCCATTTGCTGGGAAGAGCTTGCTTTTGTCTCCTGGAAGGAGATAAGATGGATCAGGCAGACGCTCAGTTTCAGTTTGTGCTCAACCAGTCGACAAACAACATCCCTGCACTCCTGG GAAAGGCGTGTATCTCCTTCAACAAAAAGGATTACAGAGGAGCTCTAGCTTACTACAAAAAAGCACTTCGCACTAACCCTGGCTGTCCGG CCGAGGTGAGACTAGGCATGGGCCATTGCTTTGTCAAGCTCAACAAACTAGATAAAGCTCGACTGGCGTTTGGCAGAGCCCTGGAGCTCAACTCCAAATGTGTGGGAGCTTTGGTGGGGTTGGCTGTGCTGGAGCTCAACAACAAAGAGGCCGACTCCATCAAGAACGGGGTGCAGCTGCTTTCCAGAGCCTACACCATTGACCCCAGTAACCCCATGGTGCTCAATCATCTCGCCAATCATTTCTTCTTCAAGAAG GACTACAGCAAAGTGCAGCATCTGGCTCTTCATGCTTTTCACAACACAGAGGTGGAGGCTATGCAAGcggagagctgctatcagttagCTCGATCCTTCCACGTCCAG GAGGACTACGACCAGGCCTTCCAGTACTACTATCAGGCCACTCAGTTTGCGTCGTCTACTTTCGTGCTACCCTTCTTCGGCCTGGGCCAGATGTATGTGTATCGTAGAGACAAGGAGAATGCTGCACAGTGCTTTGAAAAGGTCCTGAAGGCTTATCCCAACAATTATGAAACCATGAAAATCCTTGGGTCTCTTTACGCCACCTCAGATGACCAGGAGAAGAGAGACATTGCTAAG gAACATCTGAAAAAAATCACAGTGCAGCATTCGGATGATGTGGAAGCCTGGATTGAGCTCGCCCAGATTTTGGAACAAACAGATATTCAG GGTGCTCTTTCTGCATATGGCACGGCCACCCGTATCCTCCAGGAGAAGGTCCAAGCGGATGTTCCTCCTGAGATCCTCAATAATTTGGGGGCTTTGCACTTCAGATTGGGAAACCTTGGTGAGGCAAAG AAATACTTCCTGGCTTCTTTGGAGAGGGCAAAAGCTGAGGGCGAGCATGATGAGCACTACTACAACGCCATCTCAGTCACAACCTCCTATAACCTGGCCAGACTCTACGAAGCCATGTGCGAGTTCCACGAGGCTGAGAAGCTCTACAAGAACATCTTGAGAGAGCATCCCAACTATGTGGACT GTTACTTGCGACTTGGAGCGATGGCACGTGACAAGGGAAATTTCTATGAAGCTTCTGActggtttaaagaagcccttcaGATCAATCAG GACCACCCCGATGCCTGGTCTCTGATTGGTAACCTTCACTTGGCGAAGCAAGAGTGGGGTCCTGGGCAGAAGAAGTTTGAACGCATCCTTAAGCAGCCCTCCACTCAGAACGACACTTACTCGATGCTGGCGCTGGGAAACGTGTGGCTCCAGACGCTGCATCAGCCCTCTAGAGACCGAGAAAAG GAAAAGCGGCACCAGGATCGAGCTTTGGCGATCTACAAACAAGTTCTGAGGAATGATGCCAAAAATCTGTATGCTGCCAACGGCATAG GTGCTGTGTTGGCACACAAGGGTTATTTCCGAGAGGCACGGGATGTTTTTGCCCAGGTCCGGGAGGCCACGGCAGAGATCAGTGATGTCTGGCTGAACCTCGCACACATCTATGTGGAGCAGAAGCAGTACATCAGTGCAGTGCAGATG TATGAAAACTGTTTGAAGAAATTCTACAAGCATCAGAACACCGAGGTGCTGCTGTATCTGGCCCGAGCGCTCTTCAAGTGTGGCAAGCTGCAGGAGTGCAAACAGACTCTTCTGAGG GCCCGGCACGTGGCTCCCAGTGACACAGTGCTGATGTTTAATGTGGCGCTGGTGCTGCAGCGGTTGGCCACGCTGGTGCTGAAGGACGAGAAGAGTAATCTGAAGGCTGTGTTGAGTGCGGTGAAAGAGCTGGAGTTAGCTCACAG GTACTTCAGCTACCTCAGTAAGGCTGGAGACAAAATGAGATTCGACCTAGCGCTGGCCGCAAGCGAAGCAAG GCAGTGCTCTGATTTGCTAAGCCAGGCTCAATACCACGTGGCCCGAGCTCGGAAACAAGATGAGGAGGAGAAGGAGCACCGCGCCAAACAGGAGCAGGAGAGAGACCTGCTGCGGCAGCAGATGCTGAAGGAACAGCAGGAGAGGAAGAGCAAAGAGGCCGAGGAGCAGAAGAAGCTGCTGGAGCAGAGAGCCCAGTATGTGGAGAAGACCAAGGGCCTGCTCAACTTCTCTGAGTCCATGAAAGCAGCAgcaaaggagaagaagaaaggaGGCAGTGGACGG CGCAAGAAAGGAGGCGACTTTGATGACTTTGTCAACGATGACTCTGATGAGGATCTGCCgatcaagaaaaagaagaagaggaaaactGAGAGTGGCAGTGAAGTGGAGGACGCCGGGGAGGATGGAGAGAAGAAACCCCGTAAAAAGAGGAGGAG ACCAGCTAGAAGAGAAGATGAAGGCTCAGATGATGAGGAAGGAGGCTCAAGGCCTAAAAAGCAGCGCAAGCCGAGAGAGCGCAAGAAGATCGAGAAG ccgGAGCGCATGCCGCCGTCACTTAAAGGGAAGATCAAGTCCAAGGCAATCATTTCATCCTCTGATTCCTCCTCCGATGAGGATGGCCTGAAAATAGCAGAAGACAG AAACCAAAGGGACAGCGGCTCTGGTTCAGATGACGACATAGGCCACAGGAAACGCATCGCTTCTGACAGCGATTCCAACGAGGAGCGTAACCGGTCGGGCAGTGAGGCGGGCAGCCCCCAGCGTTCTGGACGCTCAGACGAGGACGAGTCTGGCAGCGATCGTCCGGTGAAGAGGAGGAGACCACAGCAGCAGTCCGACTCGGAGCAGTCAGACAACGAGAGCAAGAAGAGCCGCTCTGACGACGAGTCTCAGGCCGGATCTCCAGCCGCCGCTTCAGATCGAGGCTCAGAGATCGAAGGCTCTCCGCAGAGGTCCGATAACGACTCGGAGCCAGAGGGGTCCAACAACGAAGCCTCCAACAGAGGATCTGATGATGACAGTGACTGA